In one window of Thalassophryne amazonica chromosome 9, fThaAma1.1, whole genome shotgun sequence DNA:
- the LOC117517936 gene encoding olfactory receptor 6C4-like translates to MTLSVELFNSALRRNITFVRPAYFIINGFSGIPHINYYYAFLFFVYIVSVLGNTAVMAVILLDQNLRTPKYVAVFNLAWTDLLGSTVQVPKVLDIFLFAHHIISYNDCMTFLFFSYTCLSMQSLNLVVLSYDRLVAITFPLHYHMKVTHRFIFSLVGFFWVFVLTAVFIAVGLLTRLSICKSVIINSYFCDYSQIIQLACNDTTSAVVLGWLLPVLILWFPLIFILFSYSYIGCTLTKVASVQERVKAFKTCSAHLSLVAIYFLPVLLSLTFIAHMHPNSRMINLSLTSVIPPMLNPFIYVLQTQEIKISMKKVLKIKYFSNIHHVAVIKIPQI, encoded by the coding sequence ATGACGCTTTCAGTGGAATTATTCAACTCTGCCCTCAGAAGAAACATCACCTTTGTGCGTCCTGCATATTTCATAATTAATGGATTTTCTGGCATACCTCATATAAACTATTACTATGCATTTCTCTTTTTTGTTTATATTGTGTCAGTGTTGGGAAACACAGCTGTGATGGCTGTAATATTGTTGGACCAAAATCTAAGAACTCCAAAATATGTTGCAGTTTTTAATCTTGCATGGACAGACCTGCTTGGTAGCACTGTTCAGGTACCAAAGGTTCTTGACATATTTCTGTTTGCTCACCACATCATCTCCTATAATGACTGTATGACATTTCTCTTTTTCTCCTACACGTGTCTTTCTATGCAGTCTCTTAATCTGGTTGTTCTCTCCTATGACAGACTGGTAGCGATCACCTTCCCACTGCACTATCACATGAAGGTCACACACAGGTTTATATTTTCTTTGGTTGGCTTTTTCTGGGTTTTTGTCTTAACTGCTGTGTTCATTGCAGTGGGTCTTCTGACAAGACTTTCCATCTGTAAGTCAGTGATTATTAACAGTTATTTCTGTGATTACAGCCAAATAATCCAGCTGGCCTGCAATGACACAACCTCTGCTGTTGTACTTGGCTGGCTGTTACCAGTTCTCATTCTTTGGTTTCCACTGATATTTATCTTGTTTAGTTACTCATATATTGGCTGCACTTTGACAAAGGTAGCTTCAGTTCAGGAAAGAGTAAAAGCTTTTAAAACCTGCAGTGCTCACCTTTCATTAGTGGCAATCTATTTCCTCCCAGTTTTGCTCTCATTGACCTTTATTGCCCACATGCATCCAAATAGCAGAATGATAAATCTGTCTCTGACCTCTGTCATTCCACCCATGTTAAACCCATTTATTTATGTTCTACAGACACAAGAAATCAAAATATCTATGAAAAAGGTATTGAAAATCAAATACTTTAGTAATATTCATCATGTAGCTGTTATAAAAATTCCTCAAATTTAA